The nucleotide sequence CTACAGAAAAGCCATGGCAAAATCTTGTAGAGACTTACCTCTTTGTCCTGTCTGCAGCACAGATGCTCGCACACGTTTGTTCTGGGGAAGTGAATGTTCTGGTGGGGAGGAATAGTACGGCAATTAAGACCAATTAAAATTCCTGAACACATCACTGGGGGACACTTTCTGATCCCACCCTTCTTGCATCTTTCcactaaaaaaggaaaacacagaaaaaccagATCTATATTACTAAATGTTTAGCGATGTAAACCTTGACATGTCGCCCCGGGCAACATGCTCATAGtaacattaaaattaaatgaaacgcATATTTCTACACTTCGCGTCTCGAGTATATGCTGTGAATGTTGTATTGTGCATGCATTCAGTATGGGcatttgcttttattatttattatttaaaattgaTCTCGTGTATTCATAATTACAGACTAGATGAAAATCTCACCATGTTTTAGGACAAATCCATACATGAATCCAGATGTGTGTTTTCACCAGTGGTAGATGTTAGCTCTGGGTGTTCCTCTTTATCTTTCAAGCAGGAAGTGTGATTACAATCCAAACACAACATGCTGCAGCCCTCCGCCAGCACATGTGAGCAAAGAGCAGACTCTTTCTTGTGCaccagaacatttttttttagaagaacAAGTTTAATCTTGTTCTTGGTACATTTATACTCAGTGGCCTTTATTTATGCAGAAGTCTCCCTGCAGCTTTCAGAGGAGCAGATGTACATCCAGTAGATGTTGGGAAGACTTTATTCATTTAGAGGAACTATAGGTAAAACAGTGTTAACATTGCAATTGTAATGTTCAATCCCAAACATCATGTAACACAAATTTGGACTATTTATCCATAGGAATCACTCGGTTGTTTGTGTGCTACATTTACACTTTACACTCGTGCTTTGGTGTTTCTTAAAATCTCCTACATTATATCCCCAAAACGAAGGAAAATGTGGAAATCACAGGAAACTGCTGCACGGCCAGATCCAAAGAACGCCTGTAGAGCAGGAGCTGGACACTGGGACACCTGTTGTAATTTGGTAGTGTCTGACAGTCTGGATGATGATGATAGGTGTAATATGAGATGGACAAACTTGGACACTCTGCTCCCTCCTGCCTGTCTAAACCACATTTAGGCTACAGCCGCCAATAACCTCTCAGCTTCATATTGAAGAGCGTAGATCGCTCTGGAaagaagaaattcttgaatCAGTCATTTTATCATTCACCTTTAGCTGTTTATCCTTGAAGTTCACACTCATGTGGCAGATCAATACACTCTGTTCCTTGTGGAATTTGAGCAGGAAGCACTGATTTTTCCTACTGAGGCATGTAGCTGTAACACTTTAGTTAGCATTTTTGTGCAAATTGGGCACACCAGCTAAAGAATGAGAGGATTAAACTGATCTCTTCTGTTTAAGTTAATAGTAGAAGAAACCTGTCATTACAATTAAAAGGAAATGTAAAACAAGATTGTGGAGTTTAAATACTTGAAAGGCATTTTTGTGAAATTTGTGACctattttaaatgataaaaaaaaattccctttGATAATTTAAACATTCCCATTCTGGCATTTTAATTCCCAAAGTCTGAACTGACTGACTGCCCATTTCTAACCTGATCTCTTTAACTAGTAAGAGGAACTTTGACATTTAGAATCACATTCCCTAAAAATAGATGGCTTGTCAGTTTGTGTCTTCAAGCTGCACAGACATCGGGAAATAGAAACGTGTGCAACACAAATCAACTTTATGTATTTTGAAAAAATAATCATAATATATCCTGGTATCCTGCAGTATGTAGCCCTCCAGAtagattcatttttattttgtccgATTCTGTCAAAAGCTTTAGAGGTAAATGGAATTTAATTTGTGATAAAGCTgtaaaactacattagaaaacTTCAACAGCAATGACAACTGAAGGAATATATCCCAAGGAAGCACTGGCATATTTTCAATTCATGAATTACAATGAGACCTCaggcttttttttgttattttatttttacttttttaatccACAGTAAGCTGCATAAACCCAGTGCCTCCTAGCAAATCTTAGCCGTTACCTGCTGTGCctgtttttcatgtgtttccTGCTCAAAGCACGTTCTTTTGAAAGCCAAAAGCAACTGGAAGCTGCACGCCCAAATCTGTATGAGTTTTATCTCAGAAAATAGGCTTGGTTGTATATTATTACTTAAATGCATATTATTGTGCACAGGTTAAAACATGTATATGCAGTCTTGTGAAAAATAAGTACACCTGTAAGGTATGTCTAAAAGGTGATACCATGCAATACTCTGTCCAAGTACAGACATCAATCTGATCGAGATGCTGGGGCAGGACCTTATGATAGCAATGCGTTAcctcaagttattgctgctaaaggtggtaaTCATTCAGTGAGGTTAGCTCGTTCTTTTTCACGTGACTCTAAGGTAATTTTGCTGAGAAATATTTGAATAGTTGAATGGGCAGTGAAGtgttgtgtttctttaagcaatGTCACATTTTCTCAATTATCTCAGTAATTCTGGTCTAGCTCTTATAgctttaaaagctttaaaatataGCTTGTGTAAAATACTTTTGAAATCAAATGAGGAAAATTTTGTGGGTAAGACCAAATGCTAGGTTGTATTAGGGTTTCAGCATCTCTGGAGGGAGGGGGAGACTTCAGACAGCTGTTCCTTTAGAGTCTGCCAACTGGTGAGCAGAATGAACACCTGCCCAGCAGTGACTGGGGATCGAAGATTATGGGACAGGGATTTAGAGGCGATGGACGATCAGAGAAGTACTGAGGGGCAGGAGTGTGAAGGGACTTGTAGGTGAGAAGAATGACTGAATTTAAGGCAGGACTTTGGGAGCTATGTAGAGagcgagagtaggagtgatctCTTGCTAGGATGTAGCGAGTTTTGAGCACTTCACAGCCTGTCCTTAACTTTACTTGCGGCTCATTATTTCAATAGGACGCTATTACAGAATTCCACACAGAATCTGACAAATGCATGGGATGCTTCAGCAACAGGATAGCGATGTGAAATCTGGAGACAAGTGCTCTGAAAATAAGCAGGTCTTAAGATCACAAAGACGATTAGGAAATGTTGGTCCTGGTGATGTAGAGCTGACTGTCTGTCATCTGCACGGCCATGATGTTGTGCTAGGAAACACCTTCTTGTGAAGTTGAATGTTCTTGTCTCTACCACCTAGTGATGGAAGACTTACAGTGCAGACAGGGAAATGTGGGTGTAAGCTTTCCTTGTTCTTCCTCTCTAATTATACTTTATGCCAAGAAGTGGCACACTTGGTTTATTAGACATCTTATGCACCACCTACCATGTTCACAGCAACTCATGCAGCTATCAAAGTGTTTCATAAGATGAGTCCCCTCATTTGCAAATACCTGTCAGTTTGTCAAAACACTATGCCTGCCAGAGGGTCCTGTATGCACACAGATGACTTAAAATAGATCTAGACACATATGAGTTCCCCATTACATCAAGGCATGTTTCATGTGGCCACAGCGGGTTCTGGTTACAGTTGAGAAGAGGGTGCTTAATATTGCCCAGAGCAAGCGCGGTGCTCCACACTTCCCAACTACAGTGGTCCAGTGCCTGACCACCCGCTACCAGTCCTCAGGATAGTTTAACTGGAAGACCATCACCATGCCGAAAGTTTTGGTTCCAGGTGAGTTTGGGCAAAATGAAACAGGGACTTCATGTATACTACACTAACAGAGGGGAGGTTTggacattttttaaagaaatgagcAAAGTCTTCACCAGTGGTGCTATCATTTCATGGAATTTCTTAACCAGTAGAAGATCAGTCAGAAGGCAGTAGGGGGACAAAGATGTCCCCCTACTGCCTTCTGACTGAGATGATGTGCTGATTTTATATTACATTGGTCACACTTTTCTGTGCAGCATATAGTATAAACAACTGTTTAGGTAATAAATCCACATTTGTTTAGCAGGGCCATTCCAGTGGTATCTCCCTTATGGGTTGCAGTGACAGGTTTAATGGCAGGTTCACTGGGGTTAAAAATGCACATACGTCCAGCGTCAGATAGTGAGCTGTGTCTGCATAACACTAGCTAACTAGTGTTAATATGTACAATTCATTTAATACAATTCTATATCTATAAGATCTATTTTAAGCATGCGGTATATAGTCATTGGTATTGTACTACAGGGGTGTGTATCGGTTTTTGGTAATGCACCTGTGGTTTACTATCAGCAGTGAAGATAGCAGGAAAGGAAATACGATGAATGCTATTTGTCATCATGTTCACAGAGATGTGTTTGTCATCCAGATAATTTTTCTAGCTTTGTACTTTCATTGTGATCCTTCATGTAGTACATGCCCACCACAGAAAATCTCTGTCATTAATACTATTTTGAATGCAGCAGTAATAGTTGCTAATTTTAGGCCTGCCTTCACCAGGCACAGGGCAACCGGCCAGTTACATTATGCAAGAGTCTTTCAAAAGGTGAAAAAATAGAAATGCTGAAGCCCGACCACCTGCAGACAGGTTTGACTTCACAGCTAATAGAATTAGGTTGTATTAATTAATAAAACCtatcaattaaaaataattgttGCAAATTATTTTGCAACAATTAATGATTGCGGTAAAATATGACTGATTTTAAGACGTGTTGATCAGCCACAGATAGCGTTGAGTGACAAATAGTGTGGAAATAATCAAACCAGTTAATTCAGTTTATTCCAAAGGCGATATTCAGCTATGGAGGTAGGAGTATTATGCATTTCCAAGAGACCTAACCTGCTCCACAAGCCTCTatggatgattttttttcaacaatTGTTTAGCACACTTATttcattgttattgttgttcTGAGATATAACCAGGCATGTTTTGTTTCCCCTTTAACCTGGACTGTCCCACCCTGACTGggacttttttgctttttcaccAGAGGGAGGAAGTAAGTATCTAGATGGGAAATGAATTAGGGAATTTGAAATACAGATTCAAGTATTTCAAAATGCATGGTTTACTGCCTGGTTGCGAGGCAGTCACATCACCAAACctgcattttttatttgaaagcaaattgtctgttttttttgttgttttttttttgcgaatgaacacaaaaaagaaacaatgggATAAAGTGCAAATTGACAGCATTTATTAATAAACTGTTCACATTCAATATCAGTTCTCCACAAACAGCTTGATCCATGaggactgaactgaaagtgaacatttgcattaataaatgattttttgccaCCACGGAAAGCTTAACATACAGCAATGTGCATATCAAGAACTTTAAGTGACAATCAAACCGTTTGGCACAGACAGCATATTCCAGGGCCACACAGTTAATGCATCCTCATATGCATGAGCATACTGCACATTTTAGTTGAAACGTGTTGCTCCTCTGGGAGTGGAGACACAATGAAACAATCTCTGCGTGTATTTTGAAGATGCGGTTAGCAGTTTTTTGTCCAGCTCCTGCATTTCATTCAGTTGCGACACTTAATCAATTTTAACACCCTTGTGTCCAATCCATACATATCCTCACACTGTGCCTTACATTAATGTCACTTACCCATTTATCACAAGTAGTCCaacatttaatttcattatttatgTGTGCAAGGTTTGCTACTGCATGCATTTTCTAATctatgttgttttatttatataaatatatatataaatatatatagtcCTTTTTATGACACAACTTGATATCAACGTACTGTGGATAACGTTTAAGTGTTTGGGGTTTATTCATGTATGACCTTCTGCATAATATTTTCTAACCAATGCTTTTCCTAACACTTTCTTTTCTGGGTTTTATTCCCCATGAtgcatctctctctcttgctggCTATATCAGGTCAACAGAGTAAGTATGGAGGATATCGAATGGAAGCCAAAGTCACTTCAGTATCAAACTGTATGCTACAGATGTCAGCTTAGAGAAGAATGTGTTGGCTCTTGCAAGTGCATGTAGAAAAGTTGAGTTGGTCTAGAGAGTAGTTTTGTACACAGTGGGTTGTTAAATAGAGCTACAAAGGCTTTGCATTGTCACTGtctcatttttgtgtgtttgtgttagtctTTGCGTGTGCGTATATATTTTTCAGCATATTCTgatcaaaaacaataataaagagcCACTTACACTGTGGCTGATTAGGTGCAATTATGCAATTATAAAGAGAAGTGGACCTGGAGTGCTTCATCAGTGTAGTCCCTCAATATGCATGATTTTTGCAGGCTATGCTGGAGGTCAGAGTTTCCCAGTTGTAGTGGCTGAGTCAGTCTGTTGCCATGTATGCTTGTGCTGGAGCCTGTACACATCATTGAGGAATATGTTGTGAATGCAATGCAGTACATCATGTCCAAGATTTTCCTCCTTAGAATTTTGTCATTTAATAATGTAGATCATAGCAGGCAAAAGAATCCTGAATGTGGCCCGCCTAGTTTAGTTCAATGCTGCATGGTGTTATATGAACGGAATGCATTTCTGTTACTTAAACTTTCTGTGTGCATCACAGAGACCGATGACAAGATGAGGGCCTTCGCAGAGCAGGTCTTTGCTTCTGAGACCAAAGACGAGACGGTCCGCGATGAAATCTCCATGTTTGATGTGGCTGAGGACTGTCCCATCATCCATCATGAGATGGCCCACCATCTGcacactgatgatgatgagcaGAAACGGTGAGATGGAAGATTTTGAATAGTGATGCTACAAAATTGTGATTTGCTTCctgaaagaacaacaacaacaaaaaaaatcattgcaTAACTTTATTATTTAACAGCAAGAAGCGGTCCCGTACCATGGCTGTGCCCACGGTTGCTTCCCAGGCAGCTGCTACCCCTGTAGTGTCAGTGGAAGTGGACACGCCCACCTACCTGGAAGTGCCTGACTTCCAGAGAGTGGCCGTCATTGGAGACTATGCTGCTGGGGTACTGTTTATTTtcccttaatttaaaaaaaaaaaagacttcttaTGTGTTACACTTTGAGGTCAACCATAAATAACACCTTCATCCAGTGGTGTAACTTCACAGTGTATTAGCACATTGTGATGTCACTGGGGGGTGTGGTTATGGGTGCGACAAGGTAAAAGTCTTTAAAGCTTATAAAAGTAATAGCAttaactggattttttttaaaagtagttTACTAAGCACTATGTCACAAATGCTTGGTAAGACTGATATGCATTTCAATCAGACTGGCTTTTCAACTGCAGCGACTCCTGAATTGGGTTTAATTGGTATTGATAGCTTTACAACTGAAACTGCCTGTAGCACATTCAAACTGGGTCAAGCAGACATGAATGTGAGAAGGAGAAGTGGTGAGTATAAATTTCACTGACTATATTTTGTCTGTGCGTGAGTGTCCTCACAGGCTACCTCCCACTATGAAAGGCCATGAGTGGAGCTCATCTGAGAGTACGCTTAAGTTTCAGGTTTCACCACCGTTGGTTTGACATTTACAGTAGAGCGAGAGAAAACTTTGGAGGAAGTGACTTTGCTTTAACTTACTTTGGGCCTCACATTTGTTAAGATAAAGGTTTGTTCACTGCATATGTAACATGTTGTGTTAACATTACACAGAGCAAATGACTGATTGTGTAgtataaagtgtttttttttatttgtcattgAGATGAGATTGGAGCAAATAAAAAGTTCTTGTAGTCAAAATTGTTTTAACAGTATAGTCTCCAtctgcttcatccatccatccagtttaTCCAGTTTAGGGTTGCAGGGGTGCTGGAGCTCATCCCAGCTGTAATGGGTCAACCTGGACAGGAAGCCAGACACAGGGCTAATGTGTTTCATCAGTTCCACATTGTTTAACAGTTAACTGTTATCTCTCGTATGTGCTATTCAGGTGACCATGGATGACTTTGAGCTGGCATGCAGGGGTCTGTACCGTGCTTTAACCATCAGGGAGAAGTACATGCGACTGGCCTTCCAGCGCTTCCCAAGAACAGCCTCCCAGTACCTGCGTCAGATTGAAGGAGAGTCTTTCAGACCGGAAGAACAATTGGAGCCAGGTGATAATAAAAGGAGATCAGGGTtagcatgatttaaaatgatCTTACGATGTGTACTTAATTATATGTCGCATCTATCCTCAGTCTTCACAAGTCCTCCAAAAGAAGGGGAAGACCCGTTTGATGTCAAGAACCTGCCAAAGAATCTGGGCTATGTTGCTCGTATGAAGGACGGTGTGATTTATGTGTACAATGACGCTGCAGCTGCTGACAAACATAAGCCAAAGGACACGCCCTACCCAGACCTCAATACCTTTATCGATGACATGAACTTCCTCATCGCTCTTATTGCACAGGGCCCAACGTGAGTCCTTTAAAAAGCGCTCATTACTCtgtttttaggttttagaaCTGAAATTCATCTGATTTCAAAAAGTTCCAACACAAATTCTCCTCATTTTTGTAATGTAGCTGTAATTCCTCCTGGGTGAAAGTGCTATCAGAGCACAATTATTTCCACTTTGTTTTGCAGAAAGACTTACACTCACCGCCGTCTTAAGTTTCTCATGTCCAAGTTCAATGTGCATGAGATGCTGAATGAGATGGAGGAGAtgaaagaggtgaagaagaacCCTCACAGGGACTTTTACAACTGCAGAAAGGTAGTTGCTTTATACCTTCTGTCAATTTAATGTGAAgtgacataaaataaaataccagtGTGATTAGCACAGTTGCAGGATTTTCAGAAGTCTGTGACTATCAACAGCTTTGTGCTGATTTTAATTGGAATGTGTAGTAGAGCTTAAGTAATGTCCTATTTATTTGTTGTGCATGATaatttcccacattttctattGTCTTCCTTACTTCCAGCTGCAGTGCAGCTCGTGGTGTCTTTAGCTCCCTCTTGTGACCGATCACATGTATTACACTGCACAAACAAAAACCTCACTGATCACCCTGCCATCTCTATTCCTTTCCAGGTGGACACTCACATCCATGCTGCTGCCTGCATGAACCAGAAGCACCTGCTGCGCTTTATCAAAAAGTCTTACCGTGTGGATGCTGAACGTGTAGTGCACAACCTCAAAGGGAAGGAGGTCACCATGAAGGAGCTCTTTCAGTCCCTTAACCTGCATCCATACGACCTCACTGTGGACTCACTGGATGTGCAcgctgtgggttttttttgtgtgtgtgtgtgtgtgtgtgttcaagataagaataaaaacatgtaatagtcagataataacaaaaaaaaaccccacacattATAAATGAAAGATAAACCATCGGTTTTATATtacttttatattatttttaaaggattgtacACATAGAACATAAAGATTAAGATAAAGATTAAGTCCTGGtaaatttaccatttaccagGACTTGTGCCATGAATGACCAATGCGCAGGAAAAACCGCTGCTGGGTGAGCAACCTGTGGCCTCACTGCTGTAGGCCGCACGTTGCTAAACCTGAAAACTGGATCAGGATAAACTTCTTTTCTAATTCTTGAGGAAATGTTTAAATATCAAAAAGTTTGTATTCTATAAAAGCAAACACTTTTATTAAAACCAAATGCGTCGTGTTGCCTATTCACTTTTAGAGCTTCTTTGGTCTAAATGTATCATCTTGTATCTTTCTCTGAAGGGTAGACAAACCTTCCAGCGTTTCGATAAGTTCAACGCCAAGTACAACCCAGTAGGAGCCAGTGAGCTGCGTGACCTGTACCTGAAGACAGAGAATCACATCAATGGAGAGTACTTTGCCACTATCATCAAGGTTGGTTTCATGAAATGTTCCTTCAAACGACTTCTCTGTGAAACTGTATAACTGTCACCGTGGCAGCTGAAGATCAAGGTTGCTATAACTACTTTATTAATATTCAATTTTATACAATGAACTGGTAATTTCAACTTGATTTGATCTTTGGGAAAACCAGGAAGTAGCCAATGATCTCGAGGAAGCCAAGTACCAGTATGCTGAGCCCCGTCTGTCCATTTATGGCTGCAACGCCAACGAGTGGAACAAGCTCTCGAACTGGTTCGTCAGGCACAGGGTTTACTCCCCAAACCTCAAATGGATGATTCAAGTACCCAGGATCTAGTAAGTTTTCAGTCTGCTCTTTCTTCTGTATAAACACACCAAACTGTCAGAGAGATGGAAAACTCTTACATTTATACATttcatgctttttctttttgtttgcatgCATTAAAGAATATGCGTTCAAATACTAAAGCTACCTCTACTGCTAACAAGGATGGGTggaatttacatttaaataatcCCGTTTGTCCATGTTCTATCTCAGCGATATCTTCAGAGGCAGAAACTTTGTGCCACACTTTGGCAAGATGTTGGAGAACATTTTCCTGCCTGTGTTCCAGGCCACCATTGATCCACAGTCCAGTCCAGAGCTAAGCATCTTCCTCAAGCATGTGAGTCACTGTtcaaacacaaaaatacatGCTGAACCTTGATTTCCAATCCACACATAAAGATATAGTTGTAGAAAAGATGACATATTCAATCCATATACTGCGGTATAATCCCAGGATAATCCATTGTTTTCTGCTTAATGTGTAGGTGACAGGCTTTGACAGTGTGGACGATGAGTCCAAACACAGTGGCCACATGTTCTCCACTAAAAGCCCCAAACCAGAGGAGTGGGACATCGCCAAAAACCCCTCCTACACCTACTACATCTACTACATGTATGCCAATATCGCTGCCCTCAACCAGCTGCGCAAGTGAGTAATGCTATTTCCATACAtgcattttcttctttcatcCTATTGGATTCAAGCACTCGGATTTCTTTGTCAGAGATCATTATTTTCTCTAAACATTTACAGTGAGCATATATTTAACTCTTGTCTGAGTATCTCTGTTGCTTTCTGTTGTATCATTCCAATTCTTCTGCTCTCCAGACAGAGGGGCATGAACACATTCATGTTCAGGCCTCACTGCGGTGAGGCTGGTGCCATAACCCACTTGCTGGCTGCCTTCATGACTGCTGATAACATCTCTCACGGCCTTAACCTCAAGAAGGTCAGTCCTCTGAATGCAGCATTTCATTTGCCTTAAAATGCACTTTAATTCATATGCATGATCAGGCAATTGTCAGATCAGGCTTTTGTCTATTCACCACATTTTATATAATATCTCTCTGACAAGTTAACAGTGATAGATTATGTCAGCCTAACTCTTTAGTTGAATGTCGCCAATGATACAACTGACCTGTAATTCTAGTACTGAAGTGTAAAGTTCAATATCAGATTTGGCATGATTCTTGTGAGCAAGTTAAAAAATTGTTTATTGCCTATTTATATTTtgtgttgttatatttgttaaaaatatgaagcttgtaaaGTCACTGTTTTCCCATCAACCCTTTACAAACAGAGCCCCGTGCTGCAGTACCTGTATGTCTTGAGCCAGATCCCGATCGCCATGTCCCCACTGAGCAACAATAGCTTGTTCCTTGAGTATGCCAAGAACCCGCTGCTTGAGTTCCACAAGAAAGGCTTGGTGGTGTCTCTGTCCACCGATGACCCCATGCAGTTCCACTACACCAAGGTCTGAGCCTTTGGTGACAACATAGACAAATACACGCAGCCTGTTGTGCTGTTTATTGTTTAATATGTAGATCAGCATTGATGATAAACACATTCTGTAAATCCTATAAATTGGTGTTGTGTgcaaaattgtttttttaatgaaatccaTTGCATATGATCTCAAGTTGAAGCAGGAGTATTCAGTAATATCAGAGTGtaagtcttgtttttttatgtcCACAGGAACCTCTAATGGAAGAATATGCCATTGCAGCTCAGGTGTTCAAGCTCAGCACTTGTGACATGTGTGAGATCGCCAGGAACAGCGTGCTTCAGAGCGCCCTCTCTGATGAGGTAACACGCATTGTGGTGTTTTTGCATGACATAACAGACACACACCTACAAGTCTGTACTTGAGTCAAGGAGAATAACAAGAGCCACGAgtacattacaaaatacatatatt is from Oreochromis niloticus isolate F11D_XX linkage group LG20, O_niloticus_UMD_NMBU, whole genome shotgun sequence and encodes:
- the ampd1 gene encoding AMP deaminase 1 isoform X2 — protein: MPKVLVPGQQKTDDKMRAFAEQVFASETKDETVRDEISMFDVAEDCPIIHHEMAHHLHTDDDEQKRKKRSRTMAVPTVASQAAATPVVSVEVDTPTYLEVPDFQRVAVIGDYAAGVTMDDFELACRGLYRALTIREKYMRLAFQRFPRTASQYLRQIEGESFRPEEQLEPVFTSPPKEGEDPFDVKNLPKNLGYVARMKDGVIYVYNDAAAADKHKPKDTPYPDLNTFIDDMNFLIALIAQGPTKTYTHRRLKFLMSKFNVHEMLNEMEEMKEVKKNPHRDFYNCRKVDTHIHAAACMNQKHLLRFIKKSYRVDAERVVHNLKGKEVTMKELFQSLNLHPYDLTVDSLDVHAGRQTFQRFDKFNAKYNPVGASELRDLYLKTENHINGEYFATIIKEVANDLEEAKYQYAEPRLSIYGCNANEWNKLSNWFVRHRVYSPNLKWMIQVPRIYDIFRGRNFVPHFGKMLENIFLPVFQATIDPQSSPELSIFLKHVTGFDSVDDESKHSGHMFSTKSPKPEEWDIAKNPSYTYYIYYMYANIAALNQLRKQRGMNTFMFRPHCGEAGAITHLLAAFMTADNISHGLNLKKSPVLQYLYVLSQIPIAMSPLSNNSLFLEYAKNPLLEFHKKGLVVSLSTDDPMQFHYTKEPLMEEYAIAAQVFKLSTCDMCEIARNSVLQSALSDEEKRHFLGKDYLKEGPEGNDIRKTNVPQIRMAYRYETLCYELNLIKEGLKSE
- the ampd1 gene encoding AMP deaminase 1 isoform X3, producing MPKVLVPETDDKMRAFAEQVFASETKDETVRDEISMFDVAEDCPIIHHEMAHHLHTDDDEQKRKKRSRTMAVPTVASQAAATPVVSVEVDTPTYLEVPDFQRVAVIGDYAAGVTMDDFELACRGLYRALTIREKYMRLAFQRFPRTASQYLRQIEGESFRPEEQLEPVFTSPPKEGEDPFDVKNLPKNLGYVARMKDGVIYVYNDAAAADKHKPKDTPYPDLNTFIDDMNFLIALIAQGPTKTYTHRRLKFLMSKFNVHEMLNEMEEMKEVKKNPHRDFYNCRKVDTHIHAAACMNQKHLLRFIKKSYRVDAERVVHNLKGKEVTMKELFQSLNLHPYDLTVDSLDVHAGRQTFQRFDKFNAKYNPVGASELRDLYLKTENHINGEYFATIIKEVANDLEEAKYQYAEPRLSIYGCNANEWNKLSNWFVRHRVYSPNLKWMIQVPRIYDIFRGRNFVPHFGKMLENIFLPVFQATIDPQSSPELSIFLKHVTGFDSVDDESKHSGHMFSTKSPKPEEWDIAKNPSYTYYIYYMYANIAALNQLRKQRGMNTFMFRPHCGEAGAITHLLAAFMTADNISHGLNLKKSPVLQYLYVLSQIPIAMSPLSNNSLFLEYAKNPLLEFHKKGLVVSLSTDDPMQFHYTKEPLMEEYAIAAQVFKLSTCDMCEIARNSVLQSALSDEEKRHFLGKDYLKEGPEGNDIRKTNVPQIRMAYRYETLCYELNLIKEGLKSE
- the ampd1 gene encoding AMP deaminase 1 isoform X1, which codes for MPKVLVPEGGSQQKTDDKMRAFAEQVFASETKDETVRDEISMFDVAEDCPIIHHEMAHHLHTDDDEQKRKKRSRTMAVPTVASQAAATPVVSVEVDTPTYLEVPDFQRVAVIGDYAAGVTMDDFELACRGLYRALTIREKYMRLAFQRFPRTASQYLRQIEGESFRPEEQLEPVFTSPPKEGEDPFDVKNLPKNLGYVARMKDGVIYVYNDAAAADKHKPKDTPYPDLNTFIDDMNFLIALIAQGPTKTYTHRRLKFLMSKFNVHEMLNEMEEMKEVKKNPHRDFYNCRKVDTHIHAAACMNQKHLLRFIKKSYRVDAERVVHNLKGKEVTMKELFQSLNLHPYDLTVDSLDVHAGRQTFQRFDKFNAKYNPVGASELRDLYLKTENHINGEYFATIIKEVANDLEEAKYQYAEPRLSIYGCNANEWNKLSNWFVRHRVYSPNLKWMIQVPRIYDIFRGRNFVPHFGKMLENIFLPVFQATIDPQSSPELSIFLKHVTGFDSVDDESKHSGHMFSTKSPKPEEWDIAKNPSYTYYIYYMYANIAALNQLRKQRGMNTFMFRPHCGEAGAITHLLAAFMTADNISHGLNLKKSPVLQYLYVLSQIPIAMSPLSNNSLFLEYAKNPLLEFHKKGLVVSLSTDDPMQFHYTKEPLMEEYAIAAQVFKLSTCDMCEIARNSVLQSALSDEEKRHFLGKDYLKEGPEGNDIRKTNVPQIRMAYRYETLCYELNLIKEGLKSE